The genomic window TACCCCTGGCAAGACTTACGATAATGTCGCGAAGGTGACTGCATCTCGCTACGGAGGACAAGAAGCGCCGCAAAAGACCGAGAACGAAGAATACCTCGGGCAAGCAAAGCGTGCCGGTTGGGGTGCAGAGGGCGAAGGCGAAGAGGGATACGGCGACATTGCCCTGAAGAAGGATGTTGTCGGTGTGGATTCCGCGCTGAACCAAAAATACGTTTTTAACGTCTCTTGCCTGGGCAGAACTACTGAACGAGTTGAGCTGAAATCAGGTGAATACCGTTATATTAAGCGGATCCCTAAGGGCACCCAATGCATGGTGACAGAAGTAGACCCTCCCCAGATTAACGGCACTGCGCCTACTGTTTCTTACACGGTGGATGGGCAGCCAATGGAGAAGGTTCAGTTCAATATTCAAAATCGCGCCACCGTACACGTACAAGCGGTGAACACCTACACTCAGCCACCCACGAAGCTTGTGGTTCAGAAGAAGATTGACAATAACGGTCGGCTGACTGCCGATAGCGGCTGGAAATTTACTGCTGATGTCACTGGAGCAAAGCTCGGGCAACCCGCTGAACAGATAACAGACAGTGCGGGTACTGCTAGCTGGACCATCAACCACGAGTCGGCAGCGGTGGCAACGATCAAAGTGGGTGAAGACCTTCAGAGTAAAGAGGGGTTTGCGTTCAAATCGGCTACTTGCGAGGTAACTGAAGCAAACAAGAGCACGAAACACACCGTTAATTTTGACGCTGTTTCCGGCACGTTGGCGGAGGTGAAACCCGGATCCAGGATCACCTGTGAATTCGTGAATCAGCCGAGCCAGGGCACCGTCGAATGGGTCAAACATGACATTGCCGGCGAACTGCTGAGCGGTTCTGAATGGACACTAACTGGAAAGAACTCAGCTCCGATCACAGTCACTGATTGTGTGTCGCAGGCTCCAGAACAATGTGAGGGGCCTGACAAGGATCCGCGGGGTGGCGCGTTCAAGGTAGAGAAACTTGCTTGGGGCGACTACACGCTCACCGAAGCCCTAGCGCCGGCAGGCTATTTGCGTGATTCCACGGAGCACTCGTTCACTATTGAGACTGACTCAAATGTCGTCAAGCTTGGTCCGTTTGTGAACGTGAAAGTGGGCGGGCCGCACATTCCACTTACCGGTGGGTTAGGCCGGGATGCGTTCATTTTCGGCGGCGCATTGGTGCTTGCCGTGGGCGCGTTCGTCGTTGGCCGGTCGTTGCTGCACGGTAAAACAGCCGCATAGCAACCACTTTAAAGAACAGATTTAGCAATAACACATCTTAAGAACACAAGATAGGGAGTAATACCATGTCGACTAGGAAGGTCACCCGATTCGGGGCCGTGTTTACGGTGGTAACCTTAGCGTCGCTCGGAGCGACTTCAGCTGCCAACGCTGATACACAGTCTGGTTTCAATGCGCCGGATAAGAACCACAGCGTGTCTCTGACCGTTCATAAGCATGAAGGTAACGAGAAGCTCGACAAGTATACAGGCCAGCAGCAACAACCACAGGGCAAGGCGATCGCTGGGGTAACTTTCACGGTTCAAGAGGCAGGTTTCGATGAAGGCAGCGGGTGCAAGTCTATAGACCTTGCTTTGCCGGCGAGCTGGGAAAAGATCGCGAAGGCCAAGCCAGATTCTGTGTGTCTATTGAATGACCCGGTCAGCATGGAGACGAACGAAACCGGTATTGCCGAGTTCAAGCAGCTCAGCCAGAAGCTGTACAAGGTCACCGAGACTGCTGGCGGCAAGAACCTGATCAAGACGCCGTCGGCTCCCTTCTTGGTCACGCTACCGATGCCGGTCGATCCGAATAAGTGGGTATATGACGTACACGCCTACCCGAAGAATGTGTTGACGGAGCTGGACGATTTCACGAAGAAGGCCGCAGATCCGGCTGATGAAAAGGGTACGAAGAAGTTTGTTCCGGGTGCTTTGATTACGTGGACGATCGATGCGACGATCCCCAAGGTAGCCTTTGACTACACGGAAGTTACGATGACGGATACCGTTCCCGCCGGGCTGCAATTTAAGGCAGTTAAATCAGTGAAGCTCAGCGGTGAACCACTTGCTGCGACACAAGACTACACCGTCACTGACAGTAAAATCGTACTCACTGAGAAGGGCTTGGCAAAGTTGAACCCAGCCGCCAAGAAGAACGATGTTAAGGTCACCGTTGAGCTGGACACCACGGTCACTGACGCGATTCTCGACGGTAAGACCACGAACAAAGTTCAGCTCTCGCTCAATGGCAAAACCAAAGACGCCAATGGCGACACCTACTGGGGCAGCATCCAGCTGACCAAGCAAGACAAGGATGCTCCGAATACGAAGTTATCCGACGCCGTATTCAGCATCTACGAAGGTAAGTGTGAAGCGAACGGCGCCGTCGTCGCAGAAAACCTGAAGACCGATCAGCAGGGTGTCTTCAAACAGAAGTTGTACATTGGAAATAAGGAAGACGCCACTAAGGACTACTGCCTGAAAGAGACCGCAGCACCGGCTGGCTACATACTCGATAGTACTGGCATCGATTTTACGCTCAGCGTGGCTAACGATCAGTTCACGAAGAACGTCACCTTCGACAACGTGAAGGTCACCGGACCGCACCTTCCACTGACGGGTGCGCAAGGAACCGCCTTGCTTACCGGTGCGGGAATCCTGCTACTCGCTGTGGGTGCGGGCACCGTGTACCACGCTCGTCGTCGTAGCTAACCGTTAATACTGAGGTGGGACGTCGGCATTCCCGGCGTCCCACCTCATAGCGAAGATATGCCTTCTAAACATCGACTAAAAACAGATCCGCGCACGTGGGAGTTCCCAAAGCTTCCGGCCATGGGTGCATTTATTATCGTCTTTGGGCTGCTGCTTCTTCTCTACCCGAGTACGGCTTCTTGGTTTTCCCAGCTTAATCAGTCGAAACTCATTCGCGAGCTAAACACCGACCACCACGCCTCCTCAACACATCGCGCTGTTGCAGATGCGCGAGAATACAACCGGTTATTGGTGGGTGGGGTCATTGTCGAGGCGGACCAGCATAAGGCGACCGGCACCGTCCAGTCCGAAGGCCCATACGATTACTACTCGTTACTCAACGCGACCGATACCGGTATCATGGGACGGCTACGCATAAAGTCCATTGGTGTTGACCTGCCGATATACCACGGCACCTCCGACTCGACGCTTGCTAAAGGAGTCGGTCACTTACGTGGAACGGCCCTTCCGGTTGGCGGAACCTCGCTCCGTCCTGTCCTTACCGCACACCGTGGCTTGCCTGAAGCGACTTTGTTCAATGATCTCGATCGGATCGCGGTGAACGACACGTTTGTAGTCGAAGTCTTCGGAGAGGTATCCACGTATAAGGTTATCGAGACCCGAGTCATCGAACCGGATGATACGCAGGCGATTTCGGTTGAACAAGGTAAGGATCTCCTGTCTCTTATCACCTGCACACCGCTAGGCATAAACACGCACCGGATTCTTGTTACCGGAGAGCGGATCGTTCCGACTCCTATTTCGGACGCCAAGGCAGCGGGGGCAGCTCCGGAGATTCCAGGTTTTCCGTGGTGGGCTGTCATCGGAGGCAGCGTTGTGCTCGTCGTGATCAGCTATGTCGTCTACGCAGGTTACAGCCAGGGGCGTCGTCGCTAGAAGAAGATTAGCCCAGCGCTCGAGACGGAGAGCAATAGCTAGCTGTCCGTGTGACGCGTAAACTCATGCCACTTTATACCCAGCTGAAAACGGGAAGTGGCGGAGAAATATGCAAGAGCGTCAGCAACTCGCCGGGAAACTGTCCGCTGGCTCATCCCTAAGCGGCGAGAAATAGCTTCATCTGTGAGTCCAACGCTGAGAAGCTCAAGGACTGCTTTCACATCAGGGTTAAGGGGCAAAGCGTTGAGTTCAGCGATGTCTATGTCAGTCGGGACGTCAAATCCTCCGTCCCAGAGCATGTTGAACCCTGCGAGCAATACCTCGACGATGTTCGGGTTGCGTACCCACAATCCGCGCACTTCGGATTTGCGGGGGGGGGTGATAAGTAAAGCCTCCTTGTGATCAGCAATGAGCATCCTAAACGGGGTCTGTGGAATAACGCGAGCAATTTCGCCGCTGTTAACGCAGGCTCTAATCTGCTCAAGCTTGTCATATTCCATTAACGACTGAGCCGCGTAAATCGCGCGGCACGTGATGCCTTCCTTGAGCTTTTGTCGATACACGGCCGGAACCGGAGCCTTATTAAAGAATGGCGGATGATCGACGTAGGACAGTTCAGCTTTAACGTTTGCGATGAAATTGCTGTACCACCTGCTGATCTCTTGGGCGCTCGTCGTCGTCACATGGCACATTGACGTGTTTTGCTCTTCCATCGATTCGACAGTTCGAATCGCGCGTTTTAACTCATCGGAGCGGGCCAGCATCTGCGTGAGTTTGTCATTTAACAACGACGACGCCGGGAGCGGATAAGCCTTGCCGTCATTGAACTCGATTAGTTGCCGTTCTTCAAGCTCTGCCAAGTGCTTCGGATCGTGTTGTTGTTCGACGTTGAGGAGCATGTCGATATACGTCGTTTCGGCGTCGGCGGATACCCCGAGTTCCGTGAGAAGCTGGTGACGCTCCGATCCTTCCATGAGTTAACTCCTGCGAAGTGGAAATGGCCGTCAGCATCTAGCGTTGCTGCTCAAGGAGCACATTGACTCTCTCAACCTTTGCGGTTAATTGGCCCGTGTAACCTGGCCGTATGTCGGCCTTCATCACCAGGGAGATGCGCGGGGTGCGCTTTTCCAGCTCTTCCACGCATGCTTTGACAACTGCCATGACCTCGTCCCACTCGCCTTCGAGAGTGGTGAACATCGACGTCGTCTCGTGGGGGAGACCCGACTCGTTGACTATTTTCACGGCGGCAGCGACTGCTTCGGAAACGGAACCGTCGGGCTGGTCGGATGTTTGCGGAGCAATGGAGAAAGCGAGAAGCATGGCGATCCTTTCTGAGACCTGTTATGAAAGATTCTATGCGGTTCTGCGAGGTTCGGCACTTTCATCTTAGCCTGCAATGAGCGTTATGGGTGTTCCCATATAATAGTGAAATTAGGACAAAAAGATCGGAGTAGAAAATGCCGTTGTGGGAGTTTATTGGTTGGGCTGGATCGGTCCTCGTTATTGTGTCCTTAATGGTCCCGAGCGTTCGCCGTTTCCGGGTGCTCAATCTCTTGGGCTCGTTTATCGCTACAGTTTACAATATTTACTTTGGTATTTGGCCTTACGCTGCGATGAATGGCGTCATTGTCGCTATCGACGCGTACTGGCTGTGGAGGCTGACGCGCGAAGTCAATACCGAGCGAGGCTATGCCGTGGTGGAGACGGATCCCAACGGCGCCCTTGTGTCGCGATTTGTGGAGCGCCACGAAGAATCCATCAGTAAGGCGTTCCCAGAATTTTCGCCTGAGCAGCTGGCAGATGCGCGCGCTTTCTTCATCATGCACGACGACGAGGTCGTCGGCTTGTTTGGCATTCGCCCGGAGGAGAGCACCGGCCACATCGTAATCGACTTCGTCACTGAGCGCTTTCGGGATTTTACTCCGGGCACATTCCTTTATAACAACGAGCAGATCTTCACCGAGCTCGACGTGACAGCGCTGGCGCTGCCCATGCGCGCGGCGACTGATCCGGTGTATTTTGCCAAGCAGGGCTTCGTCGATCAGGGCGAGATGCTCGTCCGCACAGTCTAATCGGTCTCGCCCGCGGAGAGCGGGATCAGTTTTCTGAGCACCTCGAGCGCGCCTACGAGCTTCTCGCGGCTTCCCCCTCCGAGCCCGACGACGACGCCGGAGCGCCCGTCACCTGTAGACCAGTATTTGGCGAGGGATTCGACAGCGAGTCGGTGCGCGCGGGCATGTGCGAGAACGTGTGCTTCGGCGTCGGCAGAAAGTTCAATGATGGCACCGAGGCCGCCGTCCATAGCGAAGCCGTCGGGGAAGATGCGCTCGAAGACCCCACGTCGGTATGTGTACTCGCGGCGCATGCGTGCCGTGTGGCGGCGGAGCCCGTCTGCGGCGAGAAAGTGGGCGAGGGCATCTTGCGCGATACCGGAAACCGGCATCAGGTGCTTTGCGACATCCGCGCGTAGTGATTCCGGCACAATGACGTATCCCAGTCCGAGCGCGGGGGTGAGCGTTTTGGCGAAGGATCCGAGGAGGACAGTTCCGGTCGGGTCGAGTGCGACGAGTGCGGGGTGGGCGGCGCGCAACTCGGAGTCATAGTCGTCTTCGATGAGGAAGGCTCCTGGCGTGGAGTGCCGCCATTCTACGAGGTTACGACGCCGTTCGGCCGGCATCTGTGTGCCGTAGGGGAACTGGTGGTTGGGCGTGACGAGCGCGGCTGTTGGTGCGATCTTTTGCAGGATATTTAAAGACATGCCAGCGCCGTCGGTCTTGGCCATAACGGTCTGCCAGCCGACCGACTCTGGGACTGCGCACAGCGACGCGAAGCCGGGATCCTCCACGGCGAGCCGAGCGCGCGTGGTGGTCAGGGCAGTGAGCGTGGCGCGCAGACCGTCTCGCGCGCCCGCAGTGATGAGGATGGCTTCGGGCGCGATTGACATAGCGCGACTGAGCCGGAAGTGCTCGGCTAGCAGGTGGCGAAGTCGAGGAGAGCCTGGGCTGGGGTAGGCGTGTGGTTCGGCGGCGGCAGCCCGCCACGCAGCTCTCCATGCGGAGGAAGTAACAGCTTCCAGGGGAGCACCTGGGCGCAGCATGGTCGGTGCGTCGCGGACGCGGGCTCTAGGGGCGGCGTCGGGCGGGGTAAGAACGCTCGAACGGAGCGCCAGGTCAGGATGGATCCGCGTCCCGCCGCGGCTGGTGAGGAGGATGCCTTCGCCTGCCAGCTGCTCGTAGGCAGTGACGATTGACCCGCGGGAGACGCGCAGTTGATCGGCGAGCGCGCGGCTCGAAGGCAGGCGATCGCCGGGGCCGAGAGCCCCCGATTCGAGGCGCCTGCGGATGTCGGCAACGATGCGAGCCGGGATGGATGACACTCGATACCTCCACACGGCGCGACGGCGTCGTGGTCTAAAAAACTGAAATAAAACTGGTCTTAATCTTAGACCACTTGTGGAGATGAGAATGGTCTACATGGATAGTGAAATTGGATCACCACTGGTCAAACGCGGACTCGCGGACATGCTCAAGGGCGGCGTCATCATGGACGTCGTCACCGCCGAACAGGCGAAAATTGCCGAGGAGGCCGGTGCGGTCGCTGTCATGGCCCTCGAACGCGTGCCTGCAGACATCCGGGCCCAAGGCGGCGTGGCGCGCATGTCCGACCCGGACCTCATCGACGATATCATCAGCGCAGTCTCGATCCCCGTCATGGCCAAAGCCCGCATCGGCCACTTCGTGGAAGCCCAAGTGCTGCAGGCGCTCAAGGTGGACTTCATCGACGAATCCGAAGTGCTCTCACCCGCCGACTACGTCAACCACATCAACAAGCGCGACTTCACGGTGCCTTTCGTGTGTGGCGCGACCAACCTTGGCGAGGCACTGCGGCGCATCGCCGAAGGCGCTGCCATGATTCGCTCCAAGGGCGAAGCGGGCACGGGCGACGTCTCGGAGGCCACCAAACACATCCGCACAATCAACAAGGAGATCGCGGCGCTCGCGAGCCTGACCGACGACGAACTATTCGTTGCCGCCAAGGAGCTGGCCGCGCCTTATGACTTGGTTCGCGAGGTAGCCAGCACCGGCAAGCTCCCCGTGGTGCTCTTTGTGGCCGGCGGCGTCGCCACACCCGCCGACGCCGCTATGATGATGCAGCTCGGTGCCGATGGCGTCTTTGTTGGATCGGGCATCTTCAAGTCCGGCAATCCGTGCGCCCGCGCCGCCGCGATCGTCAAGGCCACCGCCTACTACGACGACCCGGCCGTGATCGCCGAAGTCTCACGGGGACTGGGCGAAGCAATGGTGGGCATTAATGTTGCCGACCTTCCCGCACCCCACCGACTCGCCGAGCGCGGGTGGTGAAACGTCGCTTGTCTTAGGGCAGCGAGTGTGTTGAGCGCGTATCCAGTAACGCGCTCAACACCGATTTATCTGCAGTTGTTTTTGGCATGGCAGAGTATGCCAAAAACGTGCGCTTAATCCACTGGCCAGACAATGATGGATAAAACCCGTAAAAGGATTAATGCAACGACAAGAGAGGCGATCGAGCTAGCCACGATGCCGAGAATGCTCGGCCATTTAACTTCGGGATTCTTGCGAAGCTCATCACGGCAAATGGAAAGCGCAGCGATCTGCGGAATGATGAGGACAAAAAAGAAAATGCTGAGCAGCCCGACGACCATTCCTGTCCAGTACACTCGCTGTGGTTGCGTATTCATATCTATCTCACAATGTTATGGCACTGCTCGCCCCTGAACAGTCCGCTTACAGGAAGTCTAACGCATCGATGTCCGATTTTCATGTGTTGTTACCCTGGCCTTTCTTTGGATGGGCCTTCAACCGATTTCGAGTACAATCTTCGGGTGACTGAACGATTTCCCTACATTCGCCGCCGCAGGCGTCCAGAGGTGCTCGCGCCCGCAGGTAACCTTGAAACCTTGAAGACTGCCTTCGACTTTGGCGCCGACGCCGTCTACTTCGGCGGCCAGGAATTCGGCATGCGATCAGCGCCGAAGAACTTCACTCTCACCGACGTCGCCGAGGCGGTTTCCTACGCTCACGAGCGTAGCGGGCGGGTTTTTGTCACATGTAATATCTTGCCCAGGTCATCAGAGGTGCCCTCGATGAACGAATACATGGGGCAGCTGGGGGAGATTGGCGTTGATGCCCTGATCGTCACCGACATCGGTGTGCTGATGGCTGCGCGGAAGGTCGCGCCGAATACGGAGATTCACATCTCTACCCAGGCGGGTGTGACGAATTATCAAGCGGCCAATGCGCTGG from Trueperella pyogenes includes these protein-coding regions:
- a CDS encoding thiamine-binding protein gives rise to the protein MLLAFSIAPQTSDQPDGSVSEAVAAAVKIVNESGLPHETTSMFTTLEGEWDEVMAVVKACVEELEKRTPRISLVMKADIRPGYTGQLTAKVERVNVLLEQQR
- a CDS encoding Ig-like domain-containing protein; the encoded protein is MATLMMALSTLAWLPSPAASANGCGGSDFNATWDSGSVEGGKFVGRAGQSATFKVTWNVPSTVKPGETYTVTIPDEVQILGAPDAIEARDPQGAVVATGRWNGKTVTFSYSDYVSKKENVWVSFHQEVTWDNRFNTQNVDEDFPRMTFKDRCGSTVYLGGRFLGTPSGIIPGAGKSGYFPFQADSNSDGLGGYDKLKVIEWSIYTTGYLAPHQDGNQWLSWDNPDYFLIEDKIPAGQRLICTSAGKLVTAPTVRWATALNDLLEEVSPSVAKAECDAAANTFKVTLDMRKERQRKGDHIVVKMFTVTDDATPGKTYDNVAKVTASRYGGQEAPQKTENEEYLGQAKRAGWGAEGEGEEGYGDIALKKDVVGVDSALNQKYVFNVSCLGRTTERVELKSGEYRYIKRIPKGTQCMVTEVDPPQINGTAPTVSYTVDGQPMEKVQFNIQNRATVHVQAVNTYTQPPTKLVVQKKIDNNGRLTADSGWKFTADVTGAKLGQPAEQITDSAGTASWTINHESAAVATIKVGEDLQSKEGFAFKSATCEVTEANKSTKHTVNFDAVSGTLAEVKPGSRITCEFVNQPSQGTVEWVKHDIAGELLSGSEWTLTGKNSAPITVTDCVSQAPEQCEGPDKDPRGGAFKVEKLAWGDYTLTEALAPAGYLRDSTEHSFTIETDSNVVKLGPFVNVKVGGPHIPLTGGLGRDAFIFGGALVLAVGAFVVGRSLLHGKTAA
- a CDS encoding class C sortase, whose product is MGAFIIVFGLLLLLYPSTASWFSQLNQSKLIRELNTDHHASSTHRAVADAREYNRLLVGGVIVEADQHKATGTVQSEGPYDYYSLLNATDTGIMGRLRIKSIGVDLPIYHGTSDSTLAKGVGHLRGTALPVGGTSLRPVLTAHRGLPEATLFNDLDRIAVNDTFVVEVFGEVSTYKVIETRVIEPDDTQAISVEQGKDLLSLITCTPLGINTHRILVTGERIVPTPISDAKAAGAAPEIPGFPWWAVIGGSVVLVVISYVVYAGYSQGRRR
- the pdxS gene encoding pyridoxal 5'-phosphate synthase lyase subunit PdxS encodes the protein MDSEIGSPLVKRGLADMLKGGVIMDVVTAEQAKIAEEAGAVAVMALERVPADIRAQGGVARMSDPDLIDDIISAVSIPVMAKARIGHFVEAQVLQALKVDFIDESEVLSPADYVNHINKRDFTVPFVCGATNLGEALRRIAEGAAMIRSKGEAGTGDVSEATKHIRTINKEIAALASLTDDELFVAAKELAAPYDLVREVASTGKLPVVLFVAGGVATPADAAMMMQLGADGVFVGSGIFKSGNPCARAAAIVKATAYYDDPAVIAEVSRGLGEAMVGINVADLPAPHRLAERGW
- a CDS encoding LuxR C-terminal-related transcriptional regulator, producing the protein MEGSERHQLLTELGVSADAETTYIDMLLNVEQQHDPKHLAELEERQLIEFNDGKAYPLPASSLLNDKLTQMLARSDELKRAIRTVESMEEQNTSMCHVTTTSAQEISRWYSNFIANVKAELSYVDHPPFFNKAPVPAVYRQKLKEGITCRAIYAAQSLMEYDKLEQIRACVNSGEIARVIPQTPFRMLIADHKEALLITPPRKSEVRGLWVRNPNIVEVLLAGFNMLWDGGFDVPTDIDIAELNALPLNPDVKAVLELLSVGLTDEAISRRLGMSQRTVSRRVADALAYFSATSRFQLGIKWHEFTRHTDS
- the pdxR gene encoding MocR-like pyridoxine biosynthesis transcription factor PdxR codes for the protein MSSIPARIVADIRRRLESGALGPGDRLPSSRALADQLRVSRGSIVTAYEQLAGEGILLTSRGGTRIHPDLALRSSVLTPPDAAPRARVRDAPTMLRPGAPLEAVTSSAWRAAWRAAAAEPHAYPSPGSPRLRHLLAEHFRLSRAMSIAPEAILITAGARDGLRATLTALTTTRARLAVEDPGFASLCAVPESVGWQTVMAKTDGAGMSLNILQKIAPTAALVTPNHQFPYGTQMPAERRRNLVEWRHSTPGAFLIEDDYDSELRAAHPALVALDPTGTVLLGSFAKTLTPALGLGYVIVPESLRADVAKHLMPVSGIAQDALAHFLAADGLRRHTARMRREYTYRRGVFERIFPDGFAMDGGLGAIIELSADAEAHVLAHARAHRLAVESLAKYWSTGDGRSGVVVGLGGGSREKLVGALEVLRKLIPLSAGETD
- a CDS encoding SpaH/EbpB family LPXTG-anchored major pilin; this encodes MSTRKVTRFGAVFTVVTLASLGATSAANADTQSGFNAPDKNHSVSLTVHKHEGNEKLDKYTGQQQQPQGKAIAGVTFTVQEAGFDEGSGCKSIDLALPASWEKIAKAKPDSVCLLNDPVSMETNETGIAEFKQLSQKLYKVTETAGGKNLIKTPSAPFLVTLPMPVDPNKWVYDVHAYPKNVLTELDDFTKKAADPADEKGTKKFVPGALITWTIDATIPKVAFDYTEVTMTDTVPAGLQFKAVKSVKLSGEPLAATQDYTVTDSKIVLTEKGLAKLNPAAKKNDVKVTVELDTTVTDAILDGKTTNKVQLSLNGKTKDANGDTYWGSIQLTKQDKDAPNTKLSDAVFSIYEGKCEANGAVVAENLKTDQQGVFKQKLYIGNKEDATKDYCLKETAAPAGYILDSTGIDFTLSVANDQFTKNVTFDNVKVTGPHLPLTGAQGTALLTGAGILLLAVGAGTVYHARRRS